Proteins from a genomic interval of Pirellulales bacterium:
- a CDS encoding sigma-70 family RNA polymerase sigma factor, translated as MQPPERTEEFVGLFTLNARRIYGFILSLQPNVADADEIFQETSTVLWRKFEQFEPGTDFLAWACQIARYKVMSQRQRVGRERLQFSDEFVENVADESLLAGAALGPRHLALSQCIEKLHPRDRDLLSRRYQEGATTRSIAAEVGRSVDAIYKALNRIHENLFECIQRTLRAEGRP; from the coding sequence ATGCAGCCACCGGAACGGACCGAAGAATTCGTCGGACTGTTTACGCTCAACGCGCGGCGGATCTACGGCTTTATTCTCTCGCTGCAGCCGAACGTGGCGGACGCGGACGAGATCTTTCAAGAAACCAGCACCGTCTTGTGGCGCAAGTTCGAGCAGTTCGAGCCCGGCACCGATTTTCTCGCCTGGGCGTGCCAGATCGCGCGCTACAAGGTGATGTCGCAACGGCAACGTGTCGGCCGCGAACGGCTGCAGTTCAGCGACGAGTTCGTCGAGAACGTGGCGGACGAATCGTTGCTCGCCGGCGCGGCGCTCGGGCCCCGGCATCTGGCCCTCTCGCAGTGTATCGAGAAGCTGCATCCTCGCGATCGAGACTTGCTCTCGCGGCGTTACCAAGAGGGAGCGACGACCCGTTCGATCGCGGCCGAAGTCGGTCGTTCGGTCGATGCGATCTACAAGGCCTTGAACCGTATCCACGAGAATCTGTTCGAGTGCATCCAACGGACCTTGCGTGCCGAGGGACGCCCATGA
- a CDS encoding DUF1080 domain-containing protein, with amino-acid sequence MRHLALPFALCVVAFAARSVQAADDAKALFDGQSLDGWQAVNGPISSWTVEDGLLVCSGAGGGWLSTKDEYGDFDLSLEFRVPQGGNSGVFIRAPHEGDPAYTGMELQVLDDAADEYKSLRPDQYTGSVYGVVAAQPRVTKPAGEWQTMRIRCVGRDVEVEVNGKQVVKANLDEHLDKAKEHPGITRERGHIGLQNHGSRVEYRNVKLAPVK; translated from the coding sequence ATGCGCCACCTGGCCTTGCCATTCGCCCTGTGCGTCGTTGCGTTCGCTGCTCGCTCGGTACAGGCCGCCGACGATGCCAAGGCCCTCTTCGACGGCCAGAGCCTCGACGGCTGGCAAGCGGTCAATGGCCCCATTTCGAGTTGGACTGTCGAAGATGGTCTGCTCGTCTGTAGCGGGGCAGGGGGGGGCTGGCTCTCGACCAAGGACGAGTACGGCGACTTCGATCTCTCGCTCGAGTTTCGCGTGCCCCAGGGGGGCAACAGCGGCGTCTTCATTCGGGCCCCGCACGAGGGGGATCCGGCCTACACGGGCATGGAGCTCCAGGTGCTGGACGATGCGGCCGACGAGTACAAGTCGCTCCGCCCCGATCAGTACACCGGCAGCGTCTATGGCGTGGTCGCCGCGCAGCCCCGCGTCACCAAGCCCGCCGGCGAATGGCAGACGATGCGCATCCGCTGCGTCGGCCGCGACGTCGAAGTCGAGGTAAACGGCAAGCAGGTGGTGAAGGCCAACCTCGACGAGCATCTCGACAAGGCCAAGGAACACCCTGGCATCACGCGCGAGAGGGGCCACATCGGCCTGCAAAACCACGGTTCGCGGGTCGAATACCGCAACGTGAAGCTGGCGCCGGTGAAATAG
- the fliG gene encoding flagellar motor switch protein FliG codes for MVNASTAELRKAAILLTSLPQDDAAQLLAKLEPKQVERVSIEIATLGSITGAEQQAVLKEFSESNPSILLGGTGGGLDVAKKLVERALGKNAANTIDTVRESIEAVPFSFLKKVDAQNLLTFIIDEHPQTIALVLTHLSPARAADILKGLPSDRQLSVIGRIATMGQTNPEIIREVERGLEHRMSSVMSQQFENAGGVSSVAEILNVCDRSTERSLLENLGQDDPQLVDEIRRLMFVFDDIGKFADKEVQTILKNVETSQWAMALKGASDELKQKILGNMSSRAATLLKEEMEYLGPVKLSSVEQAQQQIVDIVRRLEDMGEISINSDEADEQFIQ; via the coding sequence GTGGTTAACGCCAGCACGGCAGAGCTACGCAAAGCGGCCATCCTACTGACCAGCTTGCCGCAGGACGACGCCGCGCAGTTGCTGGCCAAGCTCGAGCCGAAACAGGTCGAACGGGTCTCGATCGAGATCGCCACGCTCGGCTCGATCACCGGCGCCGAACAACAGGCGGTGCTCAAGGAGTTTTCCGAATCGAATCCCTCGATTCTCCTCGGTGGCACCGGCGGCGGCCTCGACGTCGCCAAGAAGCTGGTCGAACGAGCACTGGGCAAGAACGCCGCCAACACGATCGATACGGTTCGCGAATCGATCGAGGCCGTGCCGTTCAGCTTTCTCAAGAAGGTCGACGCTCAGAATCTGCTCACCTTCATCATCGACGAGCACCCGCAGACGATCGCCCTGGTGCTGACCCACCTTTCGCCGGCCCGTGCCGCCGACATTCTCAAAGGGCTCCCCTCCGATCGGCAACTCTCGGTGATCGGCCGGATCGCGACGATGGGCCAGACGAATCCCGAGATCATCCGCGAGGTCGAACGAGGGCTTGAACATCGCATGTCGAGCGTGATGAGCCAGCAGTTCGAGAACGCCGGCGGCGTCTCGAGCGTGGCCGAGATCCTGAACGTCTGCGATCGCTCGACCGAGCGTTCGCTGCTCGAAAACCTGGGGCAGGACGATCCTCAATTGGTCGACGAGATCCGCCGGCTGATGTTCGTCTTCGACGACATCGGCAAATTTGCCGACAAGGAGGTTCAGACGATTCTCAAGAACGTCGAGACCTCGCAATGGGCGATGGCGCTGAAGGGGGCCAGCGACGAGCTCAAGCAGAAGATTCTCGGCAACATGTCGAGCCGCGCCGCCACGCTGCTCAAAGAAGAGATGGAGTATCTCGGCCCAGTCAAGCTCTCCTCGGTCGAGCAGGCGCAGCAGCAAATCGTGGACATCGTCCGGCGTCTGGAAGACATGGGCGAGATCTCGATCAACAGCGACGAGGCGGACGAGCAGTTCATCCAGTAG
- a CDS encoding ammonium transporter, with the protein MTWAVIAALLATGSVLWNRSIAQDPPAAEAPAEAPAEAPAVAPDEPGEAAATAEAAAEEAPAEEPGGLNQSLPALSQAVDTIWVMIAGFLVMWMQAGFALVETGLTRAKNAVNICMKNLLDFCFGSITYWLVGFSIMFANGGDANGFWGGLSGAMLNPDADWDSLSWTTIPLNSKFFFQLVFAATTATIVSGAMAERTKFGSYMLYSAIVSAVIYPVSGHWIWGGGWLASNWNFFDFAGSTTVHSIGGWLSLIGAFILGPRIGKYGADGSVKAIPGHNLVLVTLGVFILWLGWFGFNPGSTMSADANLIAHVTVNTNASAVVGCIAALLTARYMFGKWEATMALNGALAGLVGVTCPCAWVTVPTSFIIGGVSGVLVVLSVVAFDRYLKIDDPVGAISVHGVCGAWGTLSLGLFSTGTGDGSPYPGLFYGGGVQQLIGQAVGVGAGFVWAIVMGAILFSAIKASIGLRVTPEEEHEGLDFCEHGNEAYHGFQFVTESHV; encoded by the coding sequence ATGACCTGGGCGGTGATTGCCGCCCTGCTGGCCACGGGCAGTGTGCTGTGGAATCGTTCGATCGCGCAGGACCCGCCCGCCGCGGAGGCGCCTGCCGAAGCTCCCGCAGAGGCTCCTGCCGTAGCCCCCGACGAACCCGGCGAAGCCGCGGCGACCGCAGAGGCGGCTGCCGAAGAAGCCCCTGCGGAAGAACCTGGCGGCCTCAACCAATCATTGCCCGCTCTTTCTCAGGCGGTCGACACGATTTGGGTCATGATCGCCGGCTTTCTCGTCATGTGGATGCAGGCCGGTTTTGCGCTGGTCGAAACCGGTCTCACGCGCGCCAAGAACGCCGTGAACATCTGCATGAAGAACCTGCTCGACTTCTGCTTCGGCAGCATCACGTACTGGCTGGTCGGCTTCAGCATCATGTTCGCCAACGGCGGCGATGCGAATGGTTTTTGGGGAGGACTGAGTGGAGCGATGCTCAATCCCGACGCCGACTGGGACTCGCTGAGTTGGACCACGATCCCACTGAATTCGAAGTTTTTCTTCCAGCTTGTCTTTGCCGCGACCACGGCCACGATCGTTTCGGGGGCGATGGCCGAACGGACGAAGTTCGGCTCGTACATGCTTTATAGCGCCATCGTCTCGGCCGTCATCTACCCCGTCTCGGGGCACTGGATCTGGGGGGGTGGCTGGCTGGCCTCGAACTGGAACTTCTTCGACTTCGCCGGTTCGACGACCGTGCATAGCATCGGGGGGTGGCTCTCGCTGATCGGGGCGTTCATTCTCGGCCCGCGCATCGGCAAGTACGGCGCCGATGGCTCCGTCAAAGCGATTCCAGGTCACAACCTGGTACTCGTGACCCTCGGCGTTTTCATCTTGTGGCTGGGATGGTTCGGCTTCAATCCGGGGAGCACCATGTCGGCCGACGCCAACCTGATTGCCCACGTCACGGTGAACACGAACGCCTCGGCCGTCGTGGGGTGCATTGCCGCCTTGCTGACCGCCCGCTACATGTTCGGCAAGTGGGAGGCCACGATGGCGCTCAATGGGGCCCTGGCGGGGCTGGTAGGTGTCACCTGTCCCTGTGCCTGGGTAACGGTGCCCACTTCGTTCATTATTGGTGGTGTCTCTGGGGTCCTTGTCGTGCTCTCGGTGGTCGCTTTCGATCGCTATCTGAAGATCGACGATCCGGTCGGCGCGATTTCCGTGCATGGCGTCTGCGGTGCGTGGGGCACGCTGTCGCTCGGTCTCTTCTCGACGGGGACGGGCGATGGCTCGCCGTACCCGGGTCTGTTCTACGGAGGCGGCGTCCAGCAATTGATCGGTCAGGCCGTCGGCGTTGGCGCCGGCTTTGTCTGGGCCATCGTGATGGGTGCCATTCTGTTCTCTGCGATCAAGGCCAGCATCGGGCTCCGCGTCACGCCGGAAGAAGAGCACGAAGGCCTTGACTTCTGCGAACACGGCAACGAGGCCTACCACGGCTTCCAGTTCGTCACCGAGTCGCACGTGTAG
- a CDS encoding O-acetyl-ADP-ribose deacetylase, with product MRYSIEQSTIELHQGDITLQEVDAIVNAANSELAGGGGVDGAIHRRGGPAIMAETERRYPQGCPTGSAVISGAGELPARHVIHAVGPVWGGGRQGETELLASAYRTCLELAVAAACRSLALPALSTGAYRFPMDQASRIALGTTIDFVRTQQRPELVRFVLFDAGAYGAFAAALEELMRELDR from the coding sequence TTGCGATACTCCATCGAGCAATCCACGATCGAATTGCATCAGGGGGATATCACGCTGCAAGAGGTGGACGCCATCGTCAACGCGGCGAACAGTGAACTTGCTGGCGGGGGTGGCGTTGATGGGGCGATTCACCGGCGGGGTGGGCCGGCGATTATGGCGGAGACGGAGCGGCGCTATCCCCAGGGCTGCCCGACGGGTTCCGCCGTGATCAGCGGGGCAGGGGAGTTGCCCGCGCGGCATGTGATCCACGCCGTGGGGCCGGTGTGGGGGGGAGGCCGTCAGGGCGAGACCGAACTGCTCGCGTCGGCCTACCGCACGTGCCTGGAACTAGCCGTAGCGGCTGCCTGCCGCTCGCTGGCCTTGCCGGCCCTGAGTACCGGGGCCTATCGCTTTCCGATGGATCAGGCCAGCCGCATCGCCCTGGGCACGACGATCGACTTCGTACGTACCCAGCAGCGGCCCGAGCTCGTGCGATTCGTGCTGTTCGACGCGGGCGCCTACGGGGCCTTCGCCGCGGCCCTGGAAGAGTTGATGCGCGAGCTCGACCGTTGA
- a CDS encoding BBP7 family outer membrane beta-barrel protein, which translates to MNRIRTCLLAMVMGLAAAAPAAAQDFQFFAPADLSEYGSGVHAKEGFFFTFDLLQWTITAPDTVTIGQNYTRTDVWQGGFFIDENSTMNTGPYENDFTDGQRMELGYVRDHTGWMFGMFKLTSLNQYLDRSNTTVVLEDPPYGPLGLERIQGFVQSGGQDFDHDVNGNGVFGRDGIDTSVPPDGEPDEFAPTDFGDDVRLPMVFDMLTTKNRTQLWGTELMYMLRSNQMHHGGYFELFIGGRYMQFRDTFNVQGYGGILDRSFWFTDAKNNLVGPQVAARWFNQTGRITWSAEGRFMAGFNFQDISQQGRFASNLQPGGRDVPLAFGPTSFVHSLDENEWSPVVELRAQASYQLTRAIALRVGWTGMYIDGLARASALVDYRLPTMGLIPNQITQDAFIQGVNAGIEINR; encoded by the coding sequence ATGAACCGCATCAGAACGTGTCTGTTGGCGATGGTAATGGGTCTTGCAGCGGCTGCCCCCGCGGCGGCGCAGGACTTCCAATTCTTTGCGCCGGCGGATCTCAGTGAGTACGGCAGCGGCGTGCATGCGAAGGAAGGCTTCTTCTTCACCTTCGATCTGCTGCAGTGGACGATCACCGCGCCAGACACGGTGACCATCGGTCAGAACTATACCCGCACCGACGTATGGCAGGGGGGGTTCTTCATCGATGAAAACAGCACGATGAACACCGGCCCCTACGAGAATGACTTCACCGATGGCCAACGGATGGAACTCGGCTATGTCCGCGACCATACCGGCTGGATGTTCGGCATGTTCAAGCTGACGAGCCTCAATCAATACCTCGATCGTAGCAATACGACCGTGGTCCTCGAGGATCCCCCCTACGGACCGCTGGGCCTGGAACGCATTCAGGGCTTCGTGCAGTCCGGCGGTCAGGATTTCGATCACGACGTGAACGGCAACGGCGTCTTCGGCCGCGACGGCATCGACACGAGCGTGCCCCCCGATGGCGAGCCGGACGAGTTCGCACCCACCGACTTCGGAGACGACGTGCGGTTGCCCATGGTGTTCGACATGCTCACCACCAAGAACCGTACCCAACTCTGGGGCACCGAGCTGATGTACATGCTGCGGTCGAACCAGATGCACCACGGCGGATACTTCGAGCTGTTCATCGGCGGTCGCTACATGCAGTTCCGCGATACGTTCAACGTGCAGGGCTACGGCGGCATTTTGGACCGCAGCTTCTGGTTCACCGATGCCAAAAACAACCTGGTCGGCCCGCAGGTGGCCGCTCGCTGGTTTAATCAGACCGGCCGCATTACCTGGTCGGCAGAAGGCCGCTTCATGGCGGGCTTCAACTTCCAGGACATTTCGCAACAGGGACGCTTTGCCAGCAACCTGCAGCCAGGCGGTCGTGACGTGCCACTCGCCTTCGGTCCGACGTCGTTCGTCCATTCGCTCGACGAGAACGAATGGTCGCCGGTGGTGGAACTGCGCGCCCAGGCCTCGTATCAGTTGACGCGCGCCATCGCCCTGCGTGTCGGCTGGACCGGCATGTACATCGACGGTCTGGCACGTGCCAGCGCCCTGGTCGATTACCGACTGCCGACGATGGGCCTGATTCCGAACCAGATCACGCAGGACGCCTTCATCCAGGGGGTGAACGCCGGTATCGAAATCAACCGCTAG